In one Colletotrichum destructivum chromosome 2, complete sequence genomic region, the following are encoded:
- a CDS encoding Putative CTAG/Pcc1 family protein, translating to MADNNNNNNSADDGFPCSLTIDVPFPTPRLASVAHKALAVDQELSPLVRRTFSIDDDADAASVLRVHYKATTNRMLRVAVNGLMESLNLVVEVMEELDVDVLEHHHQDPQ from the exons ATggccgacaacaacaacaacaacaactctgCTGATGACGGGTTTCCCTGTTCCTT GACCATCGACGTCCCCTTCCCCACCCCGCGCCTTGCCTCCGTTGCTCACAAggcccttgccgtcgacCAGGAGCTGTCGCCGCTCGTCAGACGCACCTTCTccattgacgacgacgccgacgccgcctccgtcctccgcGTCCACTACAAGGCCACCACGAACCGCATGCtccgcgtcgccgtcaacggcctCATGGAGAGCCTCAACCTAGTCGTCGAGGTGATGGAAGAGCTCGACGTTGACGTCTTGgagcaccaccaccaggaCCCTCAATGA